A genomic window from Pseudogulbenkiania sp. MAI-1 includes:
- a CDS encoding sarcosine oxidase subunit alpha family protein: protein MSAYRVHRNSQRINDKAPVSFRFDGKKYKGFAGDTLASALIANGVKLIGRSFKYGRPRGIVGHGAEEPNALIQLETGGYTVPDLKATQVELYEGLSATTTTGFPSLNFDLKGLAGTFSRFMPPGFYYKTFMGPVKAWPFYEKVIRKAAGYGRAPVDPDPEFYDHLHHHVDVLVVGGGACGLWAATLAGRAGLKTLLVDEQSEAGGWMLSDARAVIDGQPAMKWVNERLAELKSLSNVTVLTRTTAFAHHEQNLVQAVELVQDHLPITQRVATLPRQRLHKIRAHHVVLATGAIERPLVYGNNDRPGVLTAAAGQTYLNRYGVAVGRKVLLLTHNDASYDTALDLAEAGSRVTLIDTRQRGAAAWRLDAAKKAGVELLLGYGIAEVQGGKAASGAKLVKLDPHCLTVTGKGPTLSADAILSSGGLTSTVHLFCHNNGRPYWNEERLSFVTPDEGRQGISVAGAITGRWALGEALAQTHASVSAMLIGFGRSASSPCPVSEDQDIQPTRRVFRVPDGKPEGHGVKALVDFQNDVAAADIHLAVRENYRSIEHVKRYTALGFGTDQGKLSNVNGFAIAAEALGMPISQVGTTTYRPAYTPVTFGALAGSHVGDTFDPRRYTAMQSSHVARGALFETVGQWMRPWYFPKGNETMHQAVDRECLATRNSVGVMDASTLGKIDIKGPDAREFLNRIYSNAWSKLDPGKCRYGLMLDENGMVMDDGVTACIADDHFYMTTTTGGAARVLNWLERWHQTEWPELKVRFTSVTDHWSTTAVVGPKSRAVLKKLCSDIDLSADAFKFMDWREGTVAGVPARVCRISFSGELAYEINVDACYGHYIWEQVMEAGKEFDITPYGTETMHVLRAEKGFIIVGQDTDGSMSPIDLNMAWAVGMKKPFSFLGKRSLSRSDTTRSDRKQLVGLYTEDPKVVLAEGAQILSSRNTQTPADMQGHVTSSYHSAFLGRSIAMAVVKGGLKREGETVYVWAHGKMHPAKVVSSVFVDQEGVRQHA from the coding sequence ATGAGCGCTTACCGTGTCCACCGCAATAGCCAGCGCATCAATGACAAGGCGCCGGTCAGCTTCCGCTTCGACGGCAAGAAATACAAGGGCTTCGCCGGCGATACGCTGGCCTCGGCGCTGATCGCCAACGGCGTGAAACTGATCGGCCGCAGCTTCAAGTACGGCCGCCCGCGCGGTATCGTCGGCCATGGCGCCGAAGAGCCGAACGCGCTGATCCAGCTCGAGACCGGCGGCTATACCGTGCCGGATCTGAAAGCGACCCAGGTCGAGCTGTACGAGGGGCTGTCCGCCACGACCACCACCGGCTTCCCGTCGCTCAACTTCGACCTGAAGGGGCTGGCCGGCACGTTCAGCCGCTTCATGCCGCCGGGCTTCTATTACAAGACCTTCATGGGTCCGGTGAAAGCCTGGCCGTTTTACGAAAAAGTCATCCGTAAGGCCGCCGGTTATGGCCGCGCTCCGGTCGATCCGGATCCGGAATTCTATGACCACCTGCACCACCACGTGGACGTGCTGGTGGTGGGCGGCGGCGCCTGCGGTCTGTGGGCCGCGACGCTGGCCGGCCGCGCTGGCCTGAAGACCCTGCTGGTCGACGAGCAGAGCGAGGCGGGCGGCTGGATGCTGTCCGACGCCCGCGCCGTGATCGACGGCCAGCCGGCGATGAAGTGGGTGAACGAGCGCCTGGCCGAGCTGAAGAGCCTGTCCAACGTTACCGTGCTGACCCGCACCACGGCGTTCGCCCACCACGAGCAGAACCTGGTGCAGGCGGTCGAGCTGGTGCAGGATCACCTGCCGATCACGCAGCGCGTCGCCACCTTGCCGCGTCAGCGCCTGCACAAGATTCGCGCCCACCATGTGGTGCTGGCCACCGGTGCGATCGAACGCCCGCTGGTGTATGGCAACAACGACCGCCCGGGCGTGCTGACCGCCGCCGCCGGCCAGACCTATCTGAACCGCTACGGCGTGGCGGTCGGCCGCAAGGTGCTGCTGCTCACCCATAACGATGCCTCGTACGACACCGCGCTGGATCTGGCCGAGGCCGGCAGCCGCGTGACGCTGATCGACACCCGTCAGCGCGGCGCCGCCGCCTGGCGCCTGGACGCAGCGAAGAAGGCCGGCGTCGAGTTGCTGCTCGGCTACGGCATCGCCGAGGTGCAGGGCGGCAAGGCCGCCAGCGGCGCCAAGCTGGTCAAGCTCGACCCGCACTGCCTGACCGTGACCGGCAAAGGCCCGACCCTGTCGGCCGACGCCATCCTGTCCTCCGGCGGGCTGACCTCGACCGTGCACCTGTTCTGCCACAACAACGGCCGCCCGTACTGGAACGAGGAGCGCCTGTCGTTCGTCACTCCGGACGAAGGCCGCCAGGGCATCAGCGTGGCCGGCGCCATCACCGGCCGCTGGGCCCTGGGCGAGGCGCTGGCGCAGACGCACGCCTCGGTGAGCGCGATGCTGATCGGCTTCGGCCGCAGTGCGTCCAGCCCCTGCCCGGTCAGCGAAGACCAGGACATCCAGCCGACCCGCCGCGTGTTCCGCGTGCCGGACGGCAAGCCGGAAGGGCACGGCGTCAAGGCCTTGGTCGACTTCCAGAACGACGTGGCCGCCGCCGACATCCACCTGGCGGTGCGCGAGAACTACCGCTCGATCGAACACGTCAAGCGCTACACCGCGCTGGGCTTCGGTACCGACCAGGGCAAGCTGTCCAACGTCAACGGCTTCGCCATCGCCGCCGAGGCGCTGGGCATGCCGATCTCGCAAGTGGGCACCACCACCTACCGCCCGGCCTACACCCCGGTGACCTTCGGCGCGCTGGCGGGCAGCCACGTCGGCGACACCTTCGACCCGCGCCGCTACACCGCGATGCAGTCGTCGCACGTCGCACGCGGTGCGCTGTTCGAGACCGTCGGCCAGTGGATGCGGCCGTGGTACTTCCCGAAGGGCAACGAGACCATGCACCAGGCGGTGGACCGCGAGTGCCTGGCCACCCGCAACAGCGTCGGTGTAATGGACGCCTCGACCCTGGGTAAGATCGACATCAAGGGTCCGGATGCGCGCGAATTCCTCAACCGCATCTACTCCAACGCGTGGAGCAAGCTCGATCCGGGCAAGTGCCGCTACGGCCTGATGCTGGACGAGAACGGCATGGTGATGGACGACGGTGTGACCGCTTGTATCGCCGACGACCACTTCTACATGACCACCACCACCGGTGGCGCGGCCCGCGTGCTGAACTGGCTGGAGCGCTGGCACCAGACCGAATGGCCGGAGCTGAAGGTGCGCTTCACCTCGGTGACCGACCACTGGAGCACCACCGCCGTTGTCGGCCCGAAGAGCCGCGCCGTGCTCAAGAAGCTGTGTAGCGACATCGATCTGTCGGCCGACGCGTTCAAGTTCATGGACTGGCGTGAAGGGACCGTCGCCGGCGTGCCGGCCCGCGTGTGCCGCATCTCGTTCTCGGGCGAACTGGCCTACGAGATCAACGTCGACGCCTGCTACGGCCACTACATCTGGGAACAGGTAATGGAGGCCGGCAAGGAGTTCGACATCACGCCGTACGGCACCGAGACCATGCACGTACTGCGTGCCGAGAAGGGCTTCATCATCGTGGGCCAGGACACCGACGGCTCGATGAGCCCGATCGACCTGAACATGGCCTGGGCGGTGGGTATGAAGAAGCCGTTCAGCTTCCTCGGTAAGCGTTCGCTGTCGCGTTCCGACACCACGCGTTCCGACCGCAAGCAACTGGTGGGCCTGTACACCGAAGACCCGAAGGTGGTTCTGGCCGAAGGCGCGCAGATCCTGTCGAGCCGCAACACGCAGACGCCGGCCGACATGCAGGGTCATGTGACCTCCAGTTACCACAGCGCCTTCCTCGGCCGCTCCATCGCGATGGCGGTGGTGAAGGGCGGTCTCAAACGCGAAGGCGAAACCGTCTACGTGTGGGCGCACGGCAAGATGCACCCGGCCAAGGTGGTTTCCTCCGTATTCGTCGATCAAGAAGGGGTGCGTCAACATGCCTAA
- a CDS encoding sarcosine oxidase subunit gamma yields MPNFQPYLQSPLVNFNLPAQAVPADSKQLVRANELPLLGYIVLRGELADPAVAQAITKATGLAVPAACRFSSGEAGVLIWQSPDECLLVTARAAVPALLAACAKHFDGLFAQAVDNSGGLTTVYLSGAEHVTLLRHLGVYDFESIEAGDAASTVLGKAGALVCRVDGDGVFLVIRRSFADYLWLLITKAAIPYRFAVAKLPSAGKNPFLRLVDAGSPAKRAVTA; encoded by the coding sequence ATGCCTAACTTCCAACCCTACCTGCAATCGCCGCTGGTCAACTTCAACCTGCCGGCGCAGGCGGTGCCGGCCGACAGCAAGCAGTTGGTGCGCGCCAACGAGCTGCCGCTGTTGGGCTACATCGTGTTGCGCGGCGAACTGGCCGACCCCGCCGTGGCCCAGGCCATCACCAAGGCCACCGGCCTGGCGGTGCCCGCCGCCTGCCGCTTCAGCAGCGGCGAGGCCGGCGTGCTGATCTGGCAATCGCCGGACGAATGCCTGCTGGTCACCGCCCGCGCCGCCGTGCCGGCGCTGCTGGCGGCCTGCGCCAAGCACTTCGACGGGCTGTTCGCCCAGGCGGTGGATAACAGCGGCGGTCTGACCACGGTCTACCTGTCCGGGGCTGAGCACGTCACGCTGCTGCGCCACCTCGGCGTGTACGACTTCGAATCGATCGAGGCGGGCGACGCTGCCAGCACCGTGCTGGGTAAGGCCGGCGCGCTGGTGTGCCGGGTGGATGGCGACGGCGTGTTCCTGGTGATCCGCCGCAGCTTCGCCGACTACCTGTGGCTGCTGATCACCAAGGCGGCGATACCGTATCGCTTTGCCGTGGCCAAGCTGCCGTCGGCCGGCAAGAACCCGTTCCTGCGCCTGGTCGACGCCGGCAGTCCGGCCAAGCGTGCGGTGACGGCCTGA
- a CDS encoding dipeptidase produces the protein MSLHKDSIVIDGLIIAKWERSVFDDMRKGGLTAANCTVSVWEGFTDTVDNIADMKRKIRDNSDILSLVRTTEDIRQAKRDGKTGIILGFQNAHAFEDNIGYIEAFADMGVRVVQLCYNTQNLIGTGCYERDGGLSGFGREVIAEMNRVGIMVDLSHVGSHTSKEAILESKKPVTYSHCLPSGLKEHPRNKSDEELKFIADHGGFIGVTMFPPFLKRGIEATVDDYVEAMDYVINLVGEDCVGFGTDFTQGYDKGFFDWITHDKGRYRRLTNFGTILNPEGIRTIGETPNLTAAMEKAGWGERKIQKVLGENWLRVFGEVWGE, from the coding sequence ATGTCACTGCATAAAGACAGCATCGTCATCGACGGCCTGATCATCGCCAAGTGGGAACGCTCGGTGTTCGACGATATGCGCAAGGGTGGTCTCACCGCTGCCAACTGCACCGTGTCGGTGTGGGAAGGCTTTACCGATACCGTCGACAATATCGCCGATATGAAGCGGAAGATCCGTGACAACAGCGACATCCTGTCGCTGGTGCGTACCACCGAGGACATCCGCCAGGCCAAGCGCGATGGCAAGACCGGCATCATCCTGGGCTTCCAGAACGCCCATGCCTTCGAGGACAACATCGGCTACATCGAGGCCTTCGCCGACATGGGCGTGCGCGTGGTGCAGCTGTGCTACAACACGCAGAACCTGATCGGCACCGGCTGCTACGAGCGCGACGGCGGCCTGTCCGGCTTCGGCCGCGAGGTCATCGCCGAGATGAACCGCGTCGGCATCATGGTGGACCTGTCGCACGTCGGCAGCCACACCTCGAAAGAGGCGATCCTGGAATCCAAGAAGCCAGTGACCTATTCGCACTGCCTGCCGTCCGGCCTCAAGGAACACCCGCGCAACAAGAGCGACGAGGAACTCAAGTTCATCGCCGACCACGGCGGCTTCATCGGCGTCACCATGTTCCCGCCCTTCCTCAAGCGCGGCATCGAAGCCACGGTGGACGACTACGTCGAGGCGATGGACTACGTGATCAACCTGGTAGGTGAGGACTGCGTCGGCTTCGGCACCGACTTCACCCAGGGTTACGACAAGGGCTTCTTTGACTGGATCACCCACGACAAGGGCCGTTACCGCCGCCTGACCAATTTCGGCACCATCCTGAACCCGGAAGGCATCCGCACCATCGGCGAGACGCCAAACCTGACCGCGGCGATGGAAAAGGCCGGCTGGGGCGAGCGCAAGATTCAGAAGGTGCTGGGCGAGAACTGGTTGCGTGTGTTTGGAGAAGTTTGGGGAGAGTGA
- a CDS encoding helix-hairpin-helix domain-containing protein, whose amino-acid sequence MKTLPIRSYLAGALLIAVSSSAALALNINTATTVELEQAGFTKIQAERIVAHHKAHGDFRSSADLLKVKGVTKATLQKVNAKLASDARATARMDAEAATAGQATAGQAGAGAGAGAGAGAGAGSTTAAQRPMEASGGAEAGVGAGAGTGLGVGVGVGVGAGVGAGSSGGAGVGVGTQGGASIGIGQ is encoded by the coding sequence ATGAAAACCCTTCCGATCCGTTCCTACCTCGCAGGTGCCCTGCTGATCGCGGTGAGCAGTTCCGCCGCCCTGGCACTGAATATCAATACCGCCACCACGGTCGAACTGGAGCAAGCCGGCTTCACCAAGATACAGGCCGAGAGGATCGTGGCTCACCACAAGGCGCATGGCGATTTTCGTTCGTCGGCCGACTTGCTCAAAGTCAAAGGCGTGACCAAGGCTACGCTGCAGAAAGTGAACGCCAAGCTCGCTAGCGACGCGCGTGCCACCGCCCGTATGGATGCGGAGGCGGCCACCGCAGGGCAAGCCACCGCGGGCCAGGCCGGTGCTGGTGCTGGTGCTGGTGCTGGTGCTGGTGCTGGTGCGGGTAGCACTACCGCGGCTCAGCGCCCAATGGAAGCCTCCGGTGGCGCAGAAGCGGGAGTTGGGGCTGGAGCTGGAACCGGTCTCGGTGTCGGTGTAGGGGTCGGTGTCGGTGCCGGCGTTGGAGCCGGCAGCAGCGGCGGAGCCGGGGTAGGCGTCGGCACCCAAGGCGGAGCCAGCATCGGCATCGGTCAGTAA
- a CDS encoding phosphorylcholine phosphatase — protein sequence MSRLKRVALSLSLLLATAGAQATELKHWPADVAEKLNTMIAANAQKGAYAVFDMDNTSYRYDLEESLLPFLEMKGVLTREKLDPSLKLLPFKDTPGFKESLNSYYYRLCEVDDLVCYPWVAQVFSGFTLKQLKGYVDELMAYDKPIPIKYYSGDKVVEGTVNRPRIYTGMQELYNRLQENGIDVYVMTAASEELVRMVASDPKYGYNVKPQNVIGVNMLLKDKKSGELTSSRLQIKKGKYDQARNLDLELTPYLMNPMTWYEGKLGSIIGWIDQWKKPILVGGDTPISDGYMLLNSTDVEKGGLRVWVNRKAKYMPAMQSWWEESAKRQQTLGQAVTADKNWLVVKPEEIQ from the coding sequence ATGAGTCGTTTGAAACGCGTTGCATTGTCGTTGTCCTTGCTGCTGGCCACGGCGGGAGCCCAAGCCACCGAGCTGAAGCACTGGCCGGCGGACGTTGCCGAGAAACTGAACACCATGATCGCCGCCAACGCCCAGAAGGGCGCCTACGCGGTATTCGACATGGACAACACCAGTTATCGCTACGACCTGGAAGAGTCGCTGCTGCCCTTTCTCGAGATGAAGGGCGTGCTCACGCGAGAAAAGCTTGACCCCTCGCTCAAGCTGCTGCCGTTCAAGGACACTCCGGGCTTCAAGGAGAGTCTGAACAGTTATTACTACCGGCTCTGCGAAGTGGACGACCTGGTGTGCTACCCGTGGGTGGCGCAGGTGTTCTCCGGCTTCACGCTGAAGCAGCTCAAGGGCTACGTCGACGAGCTGATGGCCTACGACAAGCCGATCCCGATCAAGTATTACAGCGGCGACAAGGTAGTGGAGGGCACGGTCAACCGGCCGCGCATCTATACCGGCATGCAAGAACTCTACAACCGCCTGCAGGAAAACGGCATCGACGTCTACGTGATGACGGCCGCCAGCGAGGAGCTGGTGCGCATGGTCGCGAGCGACCCCAAGTACGGCTACAACGTCAAGCCGCAGAACGTCATCGGCGTCAACATGCTGCTCAAGGACAAGAAGAGCGGCGAGCTGACCAGTTCGCGGCTGCAGATCAAGAAGGGCAAATACGACCAGGCCCGCAACCTCGACCTGGAACTGACCCCCTACCTGATGAACCCGATGACCTGGTACGAGGGCAAGCTGGGCTCCATCATCGGCTGGATCGACCAGTGGAAGAAGCCGATCCTGGTGGGTGGCGACACCCCGATCTCCGACGGCTACATGCTGCTCAACAGCACCGACGTCGAGAAGGGCGGCCTGCGCGTGTGGGTCAACCGCAAGGCCAAGTACATGCCGGCCATGCAGTCGTGGTGGGAAGAATCGGCCAAGCGTCAGCAGACGCTGGGTCAGGCGGTGACCGCCGACAAGAACTGGCTAGTGGTCAAGCCGGAAGAAATCCAATAA
- a CDS encoding glycine betaine ABC transporter substrate-binding protein codes for MKQVRNSVKLLAAIGLVCSTASWAADKPLIKIGYVEGWADSVATTQVAANIIKTKLGYPVELVPVAAGIMWQGVARGDLDATLSAWLPVTHGDYYQQLKDKVTVLGPNYPGAKIGLIVPEYVPAKSLADLNKYKDAFQGRIVGIDAGAGVMKKTELAIKDYGLDYKLLPSSGPGMATELARSINAKKPIAVTGWIPHWMFAKWKLRFLEDPKKVYGEEEHVDTVINPGLNAKAPAVVGFLKKFSWKAEEVGAVMLDVENGVKPAAAAEKWVKANGKRVAGWL; via the coding sequence ATGAAGCAGGTTCGCAACAGTGTCAAGCTGCTGGCCGCCATCGGCCTGGTCTGTTCCACCGCCAGTTGGGCTGCCGACAAGCCGCTGATCAAGATCGGCTACGTCGAAGGCTGGGCCGACAGCGTGGCTACCACGCAGGTCGCCGCCAACATCATCAAGACCAAGCTGGGTTACCCGGTGGAACTGGTGCCGGTGGCCGCCGGCATCATGTGGCAGGGGGTGGCGCGCGGCGATCTGGACGCTACGCTGTCGGCCTGGCTGCCGGTGACGCACGGTGACTACTACCAGCAGCTCAAGGACAAGGTCACCGTCCTCGGCCCCAACTACCCCGGCGCCAAGATCGGCCTGATCGTGCCCGAGTACGTGCCTGCCAAGAGCCTGGCCGACCTCAACAAGTACAAGGATGCCTTCCAGGGCCGCATCGTCGGCATCGACGCCGGTGCCGGCGTGATGAAGAAGACCGAGCTCGCGATCAAGGACTACGGCCTCGATTACAAGCTGCTGCCCAGTTCCGGGCCGGGCATGGCCACCGAACTGGCGCGCTCGATCAATGCCAAGAAGCCGATCGCGGTGACCGGCTGGATTCCGCACTGGATGTTCGCCAAGTGGAAGCTGCGCTTCCTCGAAGACCCGAAGAAAGTCTACGGCGAGGAAGAGCACGTCGATACCGTGATCAACCCGGGCCTGAATGCCAAGGCTCCGGCCGTGGTCGGCTTCCTGAAGAAGTTCTCGTGGAAGGCCGAGGAGGTCGGGGCAGTGATGCTCGACGTCGAGAACGGCGTCAAGCCGGCAGCGGCGGCCGAGAAGTGGGTGAAAGCCAACGGCAAGCGTGTGGCCGGCTGGCTGTAA
- a CDS encoding DUF5943 domain-containing protein translates to MQPLVPIDVDPDSGVWTTNGLPMLYVPRHFFVNNHMAVEAALGKGTYSEALYDAGYRSAYFWCDSEARTHGLEGMAVFEHYLNRLSQRGWGLFSFIEADAATGHAKIRLDHSCFVLAQGVAGAPQGEGMACYMFAGWFAGAMDWVGEKLGYDYHTISAETQCAGQGAEYCVFTVEPK, encoded by the coding sequence ATGCAACCACTCGTTCCTATCGACGTAGATCCGGATTCCGGTGTGTGGACCACCAACGGCCTGCCGATGCTGTATGTGCCGCGCCACTTCTTCGTCAACAACCACATGGCGGTGGAAGCCGCGCTGGGCAAGGGCACCTATTCCGAGGCGCTGTACGATGCCGGCTACCGCTCCGCCTACTTCTGGTGCGACAGCGAGGCGCGCACCCACGGCCTGGAAGGCATGGCCGTGTTCGAGCATTACCTCAACCGCCTGTCCCAGCGCGGCTGGGGCCTGTTCTCCTTCATCGAGGCCGACGCTGCCACCGGCCACGCCAAGATCCGCCTCGACCATTCCTGCTTCGTGCTGGCGCAGGGCGTGGCCGGTGCGCCGCAAGGCGAAGGCATGGCCTGTTACATGTTCGCCGGCTGGTTTGCCGGGGCGATGGACTGGGTGGGCGAGAAGCTGGGCTACGACTATCACACCATCAGTGCCGAAACCCAGTGCGCCGGCCAGGGCGCCGAGTACTGCGTTTTCACCGTCGAGCCGAAGTAA